The Ascaphus truei isolate aAscTru1 chromosome 11, aAscTru1.hap1, whole genome shotgun sequence genome includes a window with the following:
- the LOC142463012 gene encoding olfactory receptor 1G1-like: MTFSGNLLILVLIHNDFRLHTPMYFFLGNLACLDASSSSVTVPRMLADLLTDVRTISLTACRAQVFFFLLFANSEAFLLAGMSYDRYVAICHPLHYSHVMSWEVCAQLSSVAWALGFSNSLIHTLCTHRLTFCGPNIIQGFFCDLPLLLQLSCTDTFINILVIFLVVLFIALPALLNTVIPYIHIFRTILRIPTKERKHKAFSTCASHLSVVFIFYGTIIFTYLRPAPSHPGISDKLVSVIYTVITPLLNPFIYSLRNKELKGALIKKLK, encoded by the coding sequence ATGACTTTTTCAGGAAACCTTCTCATTCTTGTTCTTATCCACAATGACTTCCGTCTTCACAccccaatgtatttcttccttggTAACCTGGCGTGTTTGGACGCCAGCTCttcctctgtcactgtccctcggatGCTCGCTGACTTACTCACTGACGTTAGGACAATTTCCCTAACAGCTTGTAGAGCTCAGGTATTTTTCTTCTTACTTTTTGCCAATTCTGAGGCCTTTTTGCTGGCAGGGATGTCCTATGACAGATACGTTGCCATCTGCCACCCTCTGCATTACAGTCACGTCATGTCTTGGGAAGTCTGTGCCCAACTGTCCTCAGTAGCGTGGGCTCTTGGATTCTCCAACTCATTGATACACACACTTTGTACACACAGGTTGACCTTTTGTGGCCCAAATATCATCCAGGGCTTCTTCTGTGACCTGCCCCTCCTGTTACAGCTCTCGTGCACTGACACCTTCATAAACATCCTGGTCATATTTCTTGTAGTGTTATTTATAGCTTTACCTGCCTTATTAAACACTGTTATaccatacatacacatatttcGTACAATCCTGAGGATCCCGACCAAGGAAAGGAAACACAAAGCTTTCTCCACCTGCGCGTCTCACCTGTCTGTGGTCTTTATCTTTTATGGGACGATAATATTTACATATTTACGTCCCGCACCAAGTCACCCTGGTATTAGTGACAAACTGGTGTCTGTTATTTATACAGTTATTACCCCTTTATTAAACCCATTTATTTACAGTCTGAGAAACAAGGAGCTAAAAGGAGCAC